A part of Diachasmimorpha longicaudata isolate KC_UGA_2023 chromosome 11, iyDiaLong2, whole genome shotgun sequence genomic DNA contains:
- the LOC135167573 gene encoding striatin-4 isoform X3, whose protein sequence is MKVPSQCCGPIMEDNSSSVSQNHNGPLSSGANVSIGNDKHQNSDNAGGNDAKDQKPQYSMPGILHFIEHEWARFELDRSQWELDRAEFQARIAFLQGERKSQENLKNDLVRRIKMLEYALKQERAKYHILKYGTELVIQDDGKPPLYEESSTGDNSEGGGGDGEAPFSSVSNVTWSQGRRLLRDYLREIGYTDTIIDVRSNRVRSLLGLNNNIDSDDMNTPALNGNEPSKKRVIRRSRSERAKKSHISKEPTSLTDAMILDTEASVMANFEFLAHTDIDMEEEEGEVEDELYDADAEPKQNKASIMLGEDVDAEAEEVLNELNLLTETEDSHIIHPHAIPKYTDTMRVERDPQCPGEESDSALGLGELAQLTVNNDADVAYDMAATKETYRKTWNAKYTLRSHFDCVRALVFHPTDPVLITASDDHTLKLWNLQKTVPAKKSASLDVEPLYTFRSHTGPVLCLGMCSTGSRCYSGGLDGMIHCWSVPAGNIDPYDSYEPGVLSQSLTGHTDAVWGLSMYHPRSQLLSASADGTVKLWNLQNKAPLLNSYASDLADGTPTSVDFIRDEPHKIVVAYDGACVVFDAETGSAVARLEGNGTRGVNRVVAHPIQPLIIAAHEDRHIRFYDHRSATLAHAMVAHLDAVTSLAVDPHGLYLLSGSHDCSIRLWNMDNKTCVQEITAHRKKFDESILDVAFHPSLPFIASAGADALAKVFV, encoded by the exons ATGAAGGTACCCAGCCAGTGTTGCGGTCCCATAATGGAGGATAACTCCAGTTCAGTATCGCAAAATCACAACGGGCCATTGTCGTCCGGTGCTAATGTATCAATTGGCAACGATAAACATCAAAATAGTGATAATGCTGGTGGTAATGATGCCAAAGATCAGAAACCACAGTACTCGATGCCTGGTATTCTTCACTTTATTGAACACGAGTGGGCCCGCTTTGAGCTTGACAGATCACAGTGGGAGCTCGACAGAGCTGAGTTCCAG GCTAGAATAGCTTTCCTCCAGGGAGAAAGAAAGTCCCAGGAGAATCTAAAGAATGATCTAGTGAGACGAATTAAAATGCTTGAGTACGCTCTCAAGCAGGAGAG GGCCAAGTATCACATACTCAAGTATGGAACAGAGTTGGTAATCCAGGATGATGGAAAACCACCACTTTATGAGGAGTCCAGCACTGGTGATAATTCGGAGGGCGGTGGTGGAGATGGGGAGGCGCCATTCTCATCTGTTAGTAATGTCACGTGGAGCCAGGGCCGACGGTTATTAAGAGA ctATTTGCGAGAAATTGGTTACACCGACACAATAATTGATGTGAGATCAAACAGAGTGAGGTCATTGCTTGGATTAAACAACAATATAGACTCCGATGATATGAATACACCAGCATTGAATGGTAACGAACCATCGAAAAAGCGTGTTATACGTCGTTCGAGGTCagagagagcaaaaaag TCCCACATTTCTAAGGAA CCAACGTCTCTCACTGATGCAATGATCCTTGACACCGAGGCATCTGTCATggcaaattttgaatttctggCTCACACCGATATCGACATGGAGGAGGAAGAGGGCGAAGTGGAAGACGAACTTTACGATGCCGATGCCGAGCCGAAACAGAATAAg GCATCCATAATGCTGGGCGAGGATGTTGATGCTGAAGCGGAGGAAGTTTTGAACGAACTGAATCTTCTCACGGAAACTGAAGACTCACACATTATTCATCCCCATGCTATTCCCAAATACACCG ATACAATGCGTGTGGAGCGAGACCCTCAGTGCCCAGGCGAGGAGAGTGATTCGGCCCTGGGTCTGGGAGAATTAGCCCAATTAACAGTTAACAATGATGCTGATGTGGCATACGAT ATGGCGGCGACAAAAGAAACGTACAGAAAGACGTGGAACGCAAAATACACTCTGCGCTCTCACTTCGATTGCGTGAGAGCCCTCGTCTTCCATCCAACGGATCCAGTTCTGATAACAGCATCGGATGATCATACTTTGAAGCTCTGGAATTTGCAGAAGACAGTGCCAGCAAAAAAATCAGCGTCTTTGGACGTTGAGCCGCTTTACACATTCAGATCGCACACAGGGCCAGTTTTGTGTTTAGGAATGTGTAGCACTGGTAGTCGTTGTTACTCAGGTGGTTTAGATGGTATGATACACTGCTGGTCAGTGCCAGCTGGTAATATTGATCCATACGATTCCTATGAGCCTGGTGTACTCAGCCAATCGTTGACTGGACATACCGATGCTGTATGGGGACTCAGTATGTACCATCCAAGGTCACAATTACTGTCAGCTAGTGCTGATGGGACTGTTAAATTGTGGAATCTACAGAACAAAGCACCACTGCTCAATTCATATGCTTCTGACCTAG cagaTGGAACTCCCACTTCAGTTGACTTCATCAGAGATGAGCCTCACAAGATAGTGGTCGCATACGATGGAGCCTGCGTTGTGTTCGATGCTGAGACTGGTTCAGCAGTAGCGAGACTCGAGGGTAATGGAACCCGAGGTGTTAATCGTGTCGTGGCTCATCCAATCCAACCTTTGATAATAGCAGCCCATGAGGATCGTCACATAAGATTTTACGACCACCGTTCGGCGACACTGGCTCACGCCATGGTAGCACACTTGGACGCCGTAACTAGTCTCGCTGTTGATCCCCACGGTCTTTATCTGCTCTCAGGCA GTCACGACTGCAGTATAAGATTATGGAATATGGACAACAAAACTTGCGTACAAGAAATAACAGCACACCGCAAGAAATTCGACGAGAGTATCCTTGACGTTGCGTTCCATCCCTCGTTACCCTTTATCGCCAGTGCTGGGGCTGATGCACTTGCCAAGGTATTCGTGTGA